A part of Excalfactoria chinensis isolate bCotChi1 chromosome 23, bCotChi1.hap2, whole genome shotgun sequence genomic DNA contains:
- the LOC140262110 gene encoding LOW QUALITY PROTEIN: complement receptor type 1-like (The sequence of the model RefSeq protein was modified relative to this genomic sequence to represent the inferred CDS: substituted 1 base at 1 genomic stop codon): MVLTFTLSILGCSALLLAAVSEQQVRQKRCPMPHIENGRRAPSRYIFRPGDRIRFTCNAGYTMQGSPMSVCQADFSWSPPLPACKKGKYPLMCLQPPNIANGLHSGQSTDKFPPGAIVSYSCKDGFELVGNVSINCSAVGRWSRPLPRCQAIGCQSPTVRNGKVQAPKDTYEAGEMLWFDCNPGYAAEDSHRARCKPGGSWDPPVLSCEWVQPCPMPPKISNGDHDGRGKAEFTMGMYVTYTCNLGYYLAGNVDRVFCKASGKWSQPSPHCEEVTCPQPPNIANGLHSGRSSARFPHGTTVSYSCKDGFELVGNVSINCSAVGHWSRPLPRCQAIGCQRPTVRNGKVQAPKDTYEAGEMLWFDCNPGYAAEDSHRARCKPGGSWDPPVLSCERVRPCPMPPKISNGDHNRHGEAFFTTGMSVTYTCDPTFYLVGNAHVVCRASGTWSQPSPRCEAIICLKPDIQDGWIADDRGLIYAPGQMVTFQCKEGYSLQGSAQSLCQKDGSWNPPVPLCDPLHSPMLPSRAKHSGGCGVPTRLNFAELNEEHRNEIDFSVGKTVGYTCRPGFAKHPGMSPTITCLQSGVWSEALEFCKRKQCNHPGEPENGRIAVLADLFFGSTVVYSCEEGHRLIGQPSRRCEISGNRVAWTGDIPICQRIPCEPPPSIPHGKHTGRLLDEFHYGTSVTYSCEPGYPLHGNASIFCTTQDGKNGVWSGPPPLCGEAGCSAPQIQNGRIMSAPRSTYTHKDTVTFECEPGYVIRGPRVVQCQQNNTWQPPVPICEQAGCRAPPRLVFAELKEPYRNQSAFPVGGTVEYRCQPGYTWHVGVSPTITCLGNQSWSVALEFCKRKQCVNPEDPQNGRAIVLTDLLLGSKVNYTCDEGYKLIGHLQRTCEVSGTRVAWSGDTPTCQRIVCDPPPDIPHGTHSGRLMDTFPYATAVTYTCEPGRVLAGTVSIFCTTVDGESGAWSGPPPSCGEVQCPPPPSIANGKHNSQPSDTFLPGAAVQYTCKDGYLLNGNASITCTAAGTWSRPRPRCEVLRCPSPPNITHGQYSREDVEVFVPGTSVRYSCDPGYVLTGQTAVTCLTSGVWSIPYPRCEVVTCMSPSIKNGEVAKEQQQAVYHPGTIITIQCHPGYMLRGRQEYKCHSDGRWVPSVPSCKPVLPCPPPPTVAHGIHDAELGANFTSGMSVNYSCQPGFSLIGDPSVQCMEGNWSLPYPHCAVGCGTPTTLQFAELNKEYKNWTEFPVGTTVRYTCQPGYARHSQIPPTITCLENQTWSEAKRFCRRRRCDHPGEPENGRVIVITDLFFGSTVNYTCDEGYRIVGASQRHCVISGSRTRVTWTGDIPICQSIVCDPPPDIPNGTHSGHLMDTFPYAAVVTYMCEPGHVLAGTASIFCTTEDGEHGAWSGPPPRCGGQLCPSPPEIDHGQHDGKDVEFIPGMSVNYSCDPGYSLTGKAALYCTDNASWSSPQPRCEVLQCPSPPNIDGGNHNSQDVEVFLPGMAVNYSCDPGYSLLGEASIYCTESGNWSLPIPQCEGSCGAPPRLSYAELAKEHQHMTAFPIGSTVRYACRPGFMRHPTVLPVLTCLKNHTWSDVRAFCKRKECNYPEAPQNGRVVILTDLLFRSIVNYTCEEGYRLVGQPLRRCELSGADIAWSGKPPTCQSKXVVTKSVYYGRQDLLNPKCFSHPVLFIEGRGIITHFTPFLLSHNLASPSHLSPLLEVKCQPPPSIINGEHSSFSNTFGIGAIVHYRCKPGFFLIGNESIHCTLHGVWSHPLPQCEDGCVSPGIGHGKAIGRESLYMPGDTITIECNTDNISKVFHKSRCQSGGTWFPPLPACNGVLHCSKPPDILHGVHSGLGKAVFTPGTSVNYSCETGFSLIGMTSITCTESGAWSHPFPVCKVVKCLHPPAITNGKLQGNTSDTFFYGVSLSYSCDSGYSLIGDAFITCTASGTWSHPPPQCKEISCVFPEVQGVKKSTPGKTYRFGTNITLECDDGYTLEGLSQIQCQEDFSWDPPVPACKLTSPRSGSVGLGIAAAVVLLLLGVTIGWKIISKQKEGYYRTYENYNYETSQD, encoded by the exons ATGGTGCTCACCTTCACCCTCAGCATCCTGGGCTGCTCcgctctgctcctggctgctgtgAGTGAGCAACAAG TCAGGCAGAAACGATGCCCAATGCCACACATTGAGAATGGGAGGAGAGCTCCTTCTCGTTACATCTTTCGGCCTGGGGACAGAATAAGATTCACCTGCAACGCAGGCTACACCATGCAAGGTTCCCCTATGAGTGTCTGCCAAGCTGACTTCAGCTGGAGCCCACCTTTGCCAGCATGCAAAAAGGGCAAGtatcct CTGATGTGTCTGCAGCCCCCAAACATCGCCAACGGGCTGCACAGCGGCCAATCCACGGACAAATTTCCCCCGGGAGCAATTGTGTCCTACAGCTGCAAGGATGGCTTCGAGCTGGTGGGGAACGTCTCCATCAACTGCTCAGCAGTCGGGCGCTGGAGCCGACCCCTGCCCCGTTGCCAAG CTATCGGCTGCCAGAGTCCCACAGTGCGCAATGGGAAGGTGCAGGCACCAAAGGACACCTACGAGGCTGGGGAGATGCTGTGGTTTGACTGCAACCCTGGCTATGCTGCAGAGGACAGCCATCGGGCTCGGTGCAAGCCTGGGGGGAGCTGGGACCCACCAGTGCTCAGCTGTGAGTGGG TCCAGCCATGCCCCATGCCTCCAAAGATCAGCAATGGAGACCATGATGGCCGCGGCAAAGCAGAGTTCACCATGGGGATGTATGTGACGTACACTTGCAATCTCGGTTACTACCTGGCTGGGAATGTTGATCGTGTGTTTTGCAAAGCATCGGGGAAATGGAGCCAGCCCAGCCCACACTGCGAAG AAGTGACGTGTCCTCAGCCCCCGAACATCGCCAATGGGCTGCACAGTGGCCGCTCCTCTGCCAGGTTCCCACATGGCACCACTGTATCCTACAGCTGCAAGGATGGCTTCGAGCTGGTGGGGAATGTCTCCATCAACTGCTCAGCAGTTGGGCACTGGAGCCGACCCCTGCCCCGTTGCCAAG CTATCGGCTGCCAGCGTCCCACGGTGCGCAATGGGAAGGTGCAGGCACCAAAGGACACCTATGAGGCTGGGGAGATGCTGTGGTTTGACTGCAACCCTGGCTATGCTGCAGAGGACAGCCATCGGGCTCGGTGCAAGCCTGGGGGGAGCTGGGACCCACCAGTGCTCAGCTGTGAGCGGG TCCGCCCCTGCCCCATGCCTCCAAAGATCAGCAATGGAGATCACAACCGGCACGGTGAAGCCTTTTTCACCACGGGAATGTCTGTGACATACACCTGTGATCCCACCTTCTACCTGGTTGGCAATGCACACGTGGTTTGTAGAGCATCAGGGACCTGGAGCCAGCCCAGCCCACGCTGTGAAG CAATCATCTGCTTGAAGCCGGATATACAGGATGGGTGGATAGCTGATGATCGTGGACTCATCTATGCACCAGGGCAAATGGTGACGTTTCAGTGCAAGGAAGGCTACAGCCTGCAGGGCAGTGCCCAGTCTCTGTGCCAGAAGGATGGCAGCTGGAACCCCCCTGTGCCCCTCTGTGATCCACTCCACAGCCCTATGCTGCCCAGTAGGGCTAAGCACTCAG GTGGCTGTGGGGTTCCCACCAGGCTGAACTTTGCTGAGCTCAATGAAGAGCACAGAAATGAGATTGATTTCTCTGTTGGGAAGACTGTAGGATACACTTGTCGGCCCGGATTTGCTAAGCACCCAGGAATGTCACCCACTATTACTTGCCTGCAGAGCGGAGTGTGGTCAGAAGCACTCGAGTTCTGTAAAA GGAAACAATGCAATCACCCCGGGGAACCTGAGAATGGACGGATTGCAGTCCTGGCAGACCTCTTCTTTGGGTCAACAGTGGTCTACAGCTGTGAGGAAGG GCACAGGCTGATTGGGCAGCCCAGCAGGCGGTGTGAGATCTCGGGGAACCGTGTTGCATGGACCGGTGACATTCCCATCTGCCAAC GTATCCCCTGTGAGCCCCCCCCCAGCATTCCCCATGGGAAGCACACAGGGCGGCTGCTGGATGAGTTCCACTATGGCACCTCGGTCACCTACAGCTGCGAACCCGGCTACCCACTGCATGGGAATGCCTCCATCTTCTGCACCACCCAGGATGGGAAAAATGGGGTGTGGAGTGGGCCCCCCCCACTGTGTGGAG AAGCAGGATGCTCTGCCCCGCAGATCCAGAATGGGAGGATAATGTCAGCTCCTCGGAGCACCTACACACACAAGGACACTGTCACCTTCGAGTGTGAGCCAGGCTACGTCATCCGTGGCCCTAGAGTGGTGCAGTGCCAACAGAACAACACCTGGCAGCCCCCGGTGCCCATCTGCGAGCAGG ctggctgcagggcacCCCCCAGGCTGGTGTTTGCTGAGCTGAAGGAACCCTACAGGAACCAGTCTGCCTTCCCCGTGGGTGGGACTGTGGAGTACAGGTGCCAGCCTGGCTATACCTGGCACGTGGGGGTGTCACCAACCATCACGTGCCTTGGGAATCAGAGCTGGTCTGTGGCACTGGAGTTCTGCAAAA GGAAGCAATGTGTGAACCCTGAGGACCCACAGAACGGCAGAGCCATAGTCCTGACCGACCTCCTCCTTGGGTCCAAAGTGAATTACACGTGTGACGAGGG GTACAAGCTGATCGGGCATTTACAGAGGACATGCGAGGTCTCTGGCACACGCGTTGCATGGAGTGGGGATACACCCACCTGCCAAC GTATCGTCTGTGATCCACCCCCGGACATCCCTCATGGGACACACAGTGGGAGATTGATGGACACCTTCCCCTATGCGACTGCGGTCACCTACACGTGTGAGCCAGGCCGTGTTTTGGCTGGGACAGTCTCTATCTTCTGTACCACGGTGGATGGGGAGAGCGGTGCCTGGAGTGGGCCACCACCCAGCTGTGGAG agGTGCAGTGTCCTCCCCCTCCAAGCATTGCCAATGGGAAGCACAACAGCCAGCCCTCGGACACGTTCCTGCCTGGTGCAGCTGTTCAGTACACCTGTAAGGACGGCTATTTGCTCAATGGGAATGCATCCAtcacctgcactgctgcaggaacCTGGAGCCGGCCCCGGCCGCGTTGTGAAG TGCTGCGGTGTCCTTCCCCTCCAAATATCACACACGGTCAGTACAGCAGAGAGGATGTCGAAGTGTTTGTCCCTGGAACCTCTGTGAGGTACAGCTGCGACCCGGGGTACGTCCTCACGGGGCAAACAGCAGTGACTTGCTTGACATCTGGAGTGTGGAGCATCCCTTACCCGCGGTGCGAAG TGGTCACTTGCATGAGCCCTAGCATTAAAAATGGAGAAGTGGctaaagaacagcagcaagctgtcTACCACCCCGGGACCATCATCACCATCCAGTGCCACCCGGGCTACATGCTGCGGGGCAGGCAGGAGTACAAGTGCCACTCTGATGGACGCTGGGTCCCCTCTGTCCCCAGCTGCAAGCCAG TGCTGCCTTGCCCTCCACCACCCACCGTTGCCCATGGAATACATGATGCTGAGCTTGGGGCCAACTTCACTAGTGGAATGTCTGTGAACTACAGCTGTCAGCCCGGCTTCTCCCTGATTGGAGACCCCTCTGTCCAGTGCATGGAAGGGAACTGGAGCCTCCCATACCCACACTGTGCAG TTGGATGTGGGACACCAACGACGTTACAGTTTGCTGAGCTGAACAAGGAGTATAAGAATTGGACTGAGTTTCCAGTTGGGACCACAGTGAGATACACCTGCCAGCCAGGATATGCCAGACATTCACAGATACCACCCACTATTACGTGCCTTGAAAATCAGACGTGGTCCGAAGCCAAGAGGTTTTGCAGGC GGAGAAGGTGTGATCATCCAGGAGAACCAGAAAATGGCAGAGTTATTGTTATAACAGATCTCTTCTTCGGATCAACAGTGAATTACACTTGTGATGAAGG GTACAGGATAGTTGGAGCATCCCAGCGGCACTGTGTGATTTCAGGCTCCAGGACGCGAGTGACATGGACTGGGGACATTCCCATCTGCCAGA GTATTGTTTGTGACCCACCTCCTGACATCCCAAATGGAACACACAGTGGGCACTTGATGGATACCTTTCCCTATGCAGCTGTGGTCACATACATGTGTGAGCCTGGCCACGTGCTGGCTGGGACAGCCTCCATCTTCTGCACCACGGAGGATGGGGAGCACGGTGCCTGGAGCGGACCACCACCACGTTGTGGAG ggcagctgtGTCCTTCCCCACCAGAGATTGACCATGGCCAGCATGATGGCAAAGACGTGGAGTTCATCCCTGGAATGTCTGTAAATTACAGCTGTGACCCTGGCTACTCTCTTACTGGAAAAGCAGCTCTGTACTGTACTGACAATGCAAGCTGGAGCAGCCCTCAGCCCCGCtgtgaag TTCTACAATGTCCTTCGCCTCCAAATATTGACGGAGGCAATCACAACAGCCAGGATGTGGAAGTTTTCCTTCCTGGGATGGCTGTGAATTACAGCTGTGATCCTGGCTACAGCCTGCTGGGGGAGGCATCCATTTACTGCACCGAGTCTGGAAACTGGAGCCTGCCCATTCCTCAATGTGAAG GTAGCTGCGGTGCTCCTCCGAGACTCAGCTATGCTGAATTGGCCAAGGAGCACCAGCACATGACAGCCTTTCCCATTGGGAGCACGGTGCGCTACGCCTGTCGTCCAGGATTCATGAGACACCCCACAGTGCTGCCAGTTCTGACGTGCCTCAAAAACCACACGTGGTCTGATGTGCGAGCGTTCTGCAAAA GGAAAGAATGTAATTATCCAGAAGCACCACAGAATGGCAGAGTTGTTATTCTGACAGATCTCCTGTTCAGGTCCATCGTGAACTACACGTGTGAAGAAGG GTACCGGCTGGTTGGACAGCCCCTGAGGCGCTGTGAGCTTTCTGGAGCAGATATTGCATGGAGTGGTAAACCTCCCACTTGTCAGAGTAAGTAGGTCGTAACTAAATCTG TGTATTATGGGAGGCAAGACCTACTGAACCCTAAATGCTTCTCCCACCCAGTCCTGTTTATTGAGGGAAGAGGAATAATAACCCATTTTActcctttcttgctttctcataATTTAGCTTCACCTTCTcacctttctcctcttttagaGGTAAAGTGTCAGCCTCCTCCAAGCATCATCAATGGGGAACACAGTAGTTTCTCAAACACTTTTGGTATAGGTGCAATCGTGCACTACCGCTGCAAACCTGGCTTCTTCCTCATTGGCAATGAGTCCATCCACTGTACACTGCATGGGGTCTGGAGCCATCCTCTACCTCAGTGTGAGG ATGGCTGTGTGAGCCCAGGAATTGGGCATGGAAAAGCGATTGGAAGGGAATCTCTCTACATGCCTGGAGATACCATCACCATTGAATGCAACACTGATAATATCTCTAAAGTCTTTCACAAGTCCCGGTGCCAATCTGGGGGCACGTGGTTTCCTCCACTCCCAGCCTGTAATGGAG TGCTGCACTGTTCCAAACCCCCAGATATCCTCCACGGGGTCCACAGTGGCctgggaaaagcagttttcacTCCTGGAACATCTGTAAACTACAGCTGTGAGACTGGCTTCTCCCTCATTGGGATGACATCCATTACTTGTACAGAGTCTGGAGCCTGGAGCCACCCTTTTCCGGTCTGCAAAG TCGTGAAGTGCCTCCACCCTCCTGCTATCACCAATGGGAAGCTCCAAGGCAACACCTCTGACACTTTCTTCTATGGAGTATCCTTGTCCTACAGCTGTGATTCTGGTTATTCACTCATTGGGGATGCTTTCATCACCTGCACAGCATCAGGAACATGGAGCCATCCTCCTCCTCAATgcaaag AGATCAGTTGTGTATTCCCAGAAGTTCAAGGTGTTAAGAAAAGCACGCCTGGAAAAACATACAGATTTGGGACTAACATCACTCTTGAATGTGATGATGGGTACACGTTGGAAGGCCTCAGTCAGATTCAGTGCCAGGAAGACTTCAGCTGGGACCCTCCTGTGCCAGCCTGCAAACTCA cTTCACCCAGGTCTGGCTCGGTAGGGCTAG GAATTGCAGCTGCAGTCGTTTTGCTTCTCCTGGGTGTAACCATTGGCTGGAAAATTATCTCTAAGCAGAAAGAAGG CTACTACCGTACGTATGAGAACTACAATTACGAAACCTCTCAGGATTAG